From Cannabis sativa cultivar Pink pepper isolate KNU-18-1 chromosome 8, ASM2916894v1, whole genome shotgun sequence, a single genomic window includes:
- the LOC115700893 gene encoding uncharacterized protein LOC115700893, which produces MSNQIMLHNNSSNRRQPLLRTQNSSSRNTRLAEVAGGTAAECAAVCCCCPCGLMNLLFLAIYKLPAGLCRRAMRRKRRRQLIKKGLLPPPTRRRRCSCGFDETELQIHPMASTDQDDIFSPECKGHQVTSFYSTEESDKEVEELEKEMWERFYSTGFWRSPSQREPSSLPTTTTS; this is translated from the coding sequence ATGTCGAATCAGATCATGCTACACAACAACTCATCAAACCGAAGGCAACCCTTGTTAAGAACCCAAAACTCCTCATCAAGAAACACCCGGCTGGCCGAGGTCGCCGGCGGCACGGCAGCCGAATGCGCCGCCGTTTGCTGCTGCTGCCCATGTGGGCTCATGAACCTTCTATTCCTCGCCATCTACAAGCTTCCCGCCGGGCTTTGCCGCCGAGCCATGAGGAGGAAGCGCCGCCGTCAGTTGATCAAGAAGGGTCTGTTGCCTCCTCCGACAAGGCGGCGGCGCTGCTCGTGTGGGTTTGATGAGACCGAGCTTCAAATTCATCCGATGGCATCAACCGATCAAGACGATATCTTTTCTCCGGAGTGTAAGGGTCACCAAGTGACGTCGTTTTACTCGACTGAGGAATCAGATAAAGAGGTAGAGGAGCTTGAGAAGGAGATGTGGGAAAGGTTTTACAGTACTGGGTTTTGGAGAAGCCCTTCTCAACGAGAACCTTCTTCTTTGCCAACAACCACAACTTCATAA